From the Diospyros lotus cultivar Yz01 chromosome 13, ASM1463336v1, whole genome shotgun sequence genome, one window contains:
- the LOC127787915 gene encoding probable pectate lyase 12, producing MQQQRSSIFFIFLVISSSPPSMAMLNLTLPGQHPHPEAVVQDVHRRVNVSLSRRQMLSYTDADQSTLCPTGNPIDDCWRCDTSWQLNRQRLADCGIGFGQYALGGKGGRYYVVTDSSDHDAVNPRPGTLRYAVIQSEPLWIVFSANMLIRLSQELIFNSYKTLDGRGAHVHITGGGCITLQYISNVIIHNIHIHHCYQSGEANVRSSPTHYGWRTLSDGDGISIFGSKDLWIDHCSLSHCKDGLIDAVMGSTGITISNNFFSHHNEVMLLGHSDDYLPDSGMQVTIAFNHFGQKLVQRMPRCRRGYIHVVNNDFTQWEMYAIGGSGNPTINSQGNRYIAPSNPYAKQVTKRVETEEERWKDWNWRSEGDVMVNGAFFVASGAGAEVRYEKAYSVEPKSASFIDQITMNAGVLGSRSNKLSKWTAGNSGGGGDGMVLESGSDEDESDNIFGSNAPPSSTSILMVIVLCSSTLQLLYVTKTSVTL from the exons ATGCAGCAGCAAAGGAGCagcattttcttcatcttccttgTCATCTCTTCCTCTCCCCCTTCCATGGCAATGCTCAACCTCACTCTCCCTGGCCAGCATCCCCACCCTGAAGCCGTCGTCCAAGATGTCCACAG GCGAGTGAACGTGTCGCTGTCAAGAAGACAAATGCTATCGTACACTGATGCCGACCAGTCAACCCTCTGCCCGACGGGGAACCCCATCGACGACTGCTGGCGGTGCGACACCAGCTGGCAGCTGAACCGGCAGCGCCTGGCCGACTGCGGCATCGGCTTCGGCCAGTACGCCCTGGGAGGCAAGGGCGGCCGCTACTACGTAGTCACCGACTCCTCCGACCACGACGCCGTCAACCCCCGCCCTGGCACCCTCCGCTACGCCGTCATCCAGTCGGAGCCCCTCTGGATCGTCTTCTCCGCCAACATGCTCATCCGCCTCTCCCAGGAACTCATCTTCAACAGCTACAAGACCCTCGACGGCCGAGGCGCCCATGTCCACATCACCGGCGGCGGCTGTATCACCCTCCAGTACATCTCCAATGTCATCATCCACAACATCCACATCCACCATTGCTACCAGTCCGGCGAGGCTAACGTCCGCTCCAGCCCCACTCACTACGGCTGGCGGACTCTCTCGGACGGCGACGGCATCTCCATCTTCGGATCCAAAGACCTCTGGATCGACCACTGCTCGCTCTCGCACTGCAAAGACGGACTCATCGACGCCGTGATGGGTTCCACAGGAATCACAATTTCAAACAATTTCTTCTCCCATCACAACGAAGTCATGCTGCTGGGTCACAGCGACGACTACTTGCCCGACTCCGGGATGCAG GTGACCATAGCGTTCAACCATTTTGGGCAGAAGCTGGTGCAGAGAATGCCGAGGTGTAGAAGAGGGTATATTCATGTCGTCAACAACGATTTCACGCAGTGGGAGATGTACGCCATTGGAGGAAGCGGCAATCCCACCATTAACAGCCAGGGGAATCGCTATATTGCGCCCTCCAATCCATATGCTAAACAG GTGACGAAGAGGGTGGAAAcggaggaagaaagatggaaagACTGGAATTGGAGGAGTGAAGGGGACGTTATGGTGAACGGAGCGTTCTTTGTGGCGTCGGGCGCCGGAGCAGAGGTTAGGTACGAGAAGGCATACAGCGTGGAGCCCAAATCCGCTTCTTTCATTGACCAAATCACCATGAACGCCGGAGTTCTAGGCAGCAG GAGCAACAAGCTGAGCAAGTGGACGGCGGGAAACAGCGGCGGGGGCGGCGACGGCATGGTTTTAGAGTCCGGCAGCGATGAAGACGAGTCCGATAATATTTTCGGGAGCAACGCGCCGCCGTCCTCCACCTCCATTTTGATGGTTATTGTATTGTGTTCATCGACTCTGCAGCTTCTCTACGTGACCAAAACATCGGTCACATTGTAG
- the LOC127789310 gene encoding uncharacterized protein LOC127789310 translates to MSQKRGGRGAVLQKDAPWRAASAGKPMPKIHHSPVLCLPQNPHSDYALSIMKHPNPVGSGLAKEAMVEAAGPDCIVPGQVTPIKLLGLKVWPINVDLKFLEPVGRELKSIGKFMDSAVDLMNKSFIDR, encoded by the exons ATGTCCCAGAAAAGAGGTGGACGAGGCGCTGTTCTGCAAAAGGATGCGCCGTGGAGGGCGGCCTCCGCCGGAAAACCCATGCCCAAAATCCACCACTCCCCTGTTCTTTGTCTCCCCCAAAACCCTCATTCCGATTACGCCCTCTCAATTATGAAG CACCCAAATCCAGTTGGAAGTGGGTTGGCAAAAGAAGCCATGGTTGAAGCAGCGGGGCCGGATTGCATTGTACCAGGACAAGTTACCCCCATCAAATTGCTTGGTCTGAAG GTATGGCCCATAAATGTTGACTTAAAATTTTTGGAACCAGTTGGACGAGAGCTCAAGTCTATTGGAAAG TTCATGGATTCAGCTGTTGACCTTATGAACAAATCGTTTATAGATCGGTAG